A genome region from Christensenella minuta includes the following:
- a CDS encoding PP2C family protein-serine/threonine phosphatase, with protein MENIIAWLNTPLTEDGSFRLWMLVAACALAVIILLAFLNRKHRQKKTKRIERKTASVTEKPKVKPNLEIANLQGLGKREEQQDAFGASLLKNYEENGLLAVLCDGMGGMAEGGMIAGYVVSELLRIFPWQDCSEPEEKINRISSHVYRQFRGHGGTTLVAALVKGGTLSFWCVGDSDLFLLREEKLYALNMRQEYKNDLLIRALEGAFPPEEAFIDPQAAALSEYIGKETIVCEHNRMPLPLRPEDTLLLCSDGVSDTLTLTQVREAMALSSEECCKKLERDILSADIPNQDNYTVIAIRYHGKITEEYKDGNEKENID; from the coding sequence ATGGAAAATATAATTGCATGGCTGAATACGCCTCTGACGGAGGACGGCTCTTTTCGGCTATGGATGCTTGTCGCGGCATGCGCTCTCGCCGTTATCATCCTTTTAGCTTTCCTAAACAGGAAGCACAGACAGAAAAAAACAAAAAGAATAGAACGGAAAACGGCTTCTGTTACGGAGAAGCCAAAGGTAAAGCCCAATCTTGAGATTGCTAATCTTCAGGGGCTTGGAAAACGGGAGGAGCAACAGGACGCTTTCGGTGCAAGTCTGTTGAAAAATTATGAGGAAAACGGGCTGCTTGCGGTGCTATGCGATGGTATGGGGGGGATGGCCGAAGGCGGCATGATTGCCGGGTATGTTGTGTCTGAGCTATTGCGTATATTCCCATGGCAAGATTGTAGCGAACCGGAAGAGAAAATCAACAGGATAAGTTCCCATGTTTATCGTCAGTTCCGCGGACATGGAGGTACGACGCTCGTCGCGGCGTTGGTGAAAGGTGGGACCTTGTCTTTCTGGTGCGTGGGTGACAGCGACCTTTTTTTGCTGCGCGAAGAAAAGCTCTACGCACTGAATATGAGACAGGAATATAAGAACGATCTTTTAATCCGTGCATTAGAAGGAGCTTTCCCGCCAGAAGAGGCATTTATAGATCCACAGGCTGCGGCGCTTTCCGAATATATTGGGAAGGAAACCATAGTGTGTGAACATAACCGCATGCCGTTGCCGCTTAGGCCGGAAGACACGCTGCTGCTTTGTTCGGACGGCGTAAGCGATACGCTGACATTGACGCAGGTTCGGGAAGCGATGGCTCTTTCGTCCGAAGAATGTTGCAAAAAGCTGGAAAGGGATATTCTTTCGGCAGATATCCCAAATCAAGATAATTATACGGTGATTGCCATCAGGTATCACGGAAAAATAACGGAGGAGTATAAAGATGGAAACGAAAAAGAAAATATCGACTAA
- a CDS encoding trypsin-like peptidase domain-containing protein, translated as METKKKISTKKIMAIALFCVFAISCVLCGISAASSMGMTPAQARNGVAYVQQVLYDVSGSPVAAGSGTCWAVGKPGEPVEYFVTNGHVVQYAYIVPKQDPSYSGKVTVVYSGAENDFVDAQVLYYSGPEEKDIAILKVPSPTDKRIPLPIRPSDTVQPGETAYALGFPGVSDTLAENIRYDIDDVTITDGVISKRASVSGTGYEAFQMNVDINPGNSGGPLVDADGNVIGVNTSGLVTQIGTEEQSVNINTSVNYASVADQLIRILDEERIEYTLMGEKNWMLYTFVVIGGVTLILGIVFLVMDRKKTSVLSAADTEGSFVAGKPAKNSPSGKKPLLRGVTGKYAGQSFDLSKGKVTLGRDPNLCNIVFDKSTPGISGNHCQVSYDAAGDYFLLMDNGSSYGTFLGNGKKLPASVAEKLATGDTFYLCNNANKFIVAKE; from the coding sequence ATGGAAACGAAAAAGAAAATATCGACTAAAAAAATTATGGCAATCGCCTTGTTCTGCGTTTTCGCGATAAGCTGTGTATTGTGCGGAATATCTGCTGCCAGCAGCATGGGCATGACACCTGCTCAAGCGCGTAATGGCGTGGCCTATGTGCAGCAGGTATTATATGACGTTTCCGGTAGCCCTGTTGCGGCTGGAAGCGGAACATGCTGGGCTGTCGGTAAACCGGGAGAGCCCGTGGAATATTTTGTAACAAACGGGCATGTGGTGCAGTATGCGTATATCGTTCCCAAGCAAGATCCCTCGTATAGCGGGAAGGTAACGGTAGTTTATTCCGGTGCCGAGAATGATTTTGTAGATGCGCAGGTTTTATATTATTCCGGCCCGGAGGAAAAGGATATCGCTATTTTGAAAGTTCCAAGCCCGACAGACAAACGCATCCCGCTTCCCATCAGACCGTCTGATACTGTGCAGCCGGGAGAAACAGCTTATGCTCTGGGATTTCCGGGTGTATCGGATACACTGGCAGAGAATATCCGCTATGATATCGACGACGTTACCATAACAGACGGTGTTATCAGTAAGCGCGCGTCGGTTTCGGGAACGGGCTACGAAGCGTTCCAGATGAACGTAGACATCAATCCGGGCAATTCCGGTGGACCTCTGGTGGACGCTGACGGCAATGTGATTGGTGTAAACACGTCGGGGCTCGTTACTCAGATCGGTACGGAGGAGCAATCGGTAAATATCAACACTAGCGTAAACTACGCCAGCGTTGCGGATCAGCTTATCCGTATTCTGGACGAGGAACGTATCGAATACACGCTGATGGGTGAAAAAAACTGGATGTTGTATACCTTTGTCGTAATTGGCGGTGTAACGCTTATCCTCGGAATTGTATTTCTGGTTATGGACAGAAAAAAAACGTCGGTTCTGTCAGCGGCGGATACCGAGGGAAGTTTTGTTGCCGGAAAACCGGCAAAAAACAGCCCGTCAGGCAAAAAACCGCTGCTACGCGGCGTCACTGGGAAATATGCCGGACAGAGCTTCGATCTCTCCAAAGGAAAGGTTACGCTTGGACGCGATCCAAACCTTTGTAATATTGTGTTCGATAAGAGTACGCCGGGGATCAGCGGGAATCACTGCCAAGTTTCCTATGATGCAGCCGGGGATTATTTTCTGTTGATGGATAACGGATCTTCCTACGGAACGTTTCTTGGAAATGGAAAGAAACTGCCTGCATCCGTCGCTGAAAAGCTGGCAACGGGAGATACGTTCTATCTGTGTAACAATGCCAATAAATTTATTGTTGCAAAGGAGTAG
- a CDS encoding serine/threonine protein kinase has protein sequence MNLEKVCYGCFREKEPGVCPYCGYDDTEEQPFLALPPGTILNGRYMAGKVLGVGGFGITYLGYDLTLEIKVAIKEYMPSGMATRYKDGYTVTLTGRVEKEYAAGMERFLDEARILAKLQNLPNIVSVQNYFKENNTAYFVMEYIEGMSLKEYVAEHGGSISYTEALAILLPVMEALCEVHSLNLMHRDISPDNIYITASGESRLLDFGAARFSMGDNKSVSVILKHGYAPEEQYSSHGNQGPWTDIYAMGATLYRCVTGIVPPDSIERIHNDTIKKPSELGISLPTSMENAILKALSVKAEDRYANMRAFIDALSGKKAVSVTERVTAGVTQRASTIAPADGRSDFWDFMKTNPLIRWMIVGAAAAILVFAVIFPAAGVYNGKNTPITSNGGTNAPAATQELVVPSTEGSAPVTTPETDAPAMEMTTHDITGYGAEISVPADWTEDPESWAFTSPDSRMALGVELYFYQPYMACYSINDVENNVETIAAWASEEMGTTGYEIKTAGPQQIGDVPAYQIDLRATKQTGGEIDVVLLFAETQNGFGLYDIMGACTADDEEAYAALRGYMDTFMITGPVDTTFRLYSNQELGFKFLYSADYIQEEPAIVNVKFDGPVISCVALYPFAGDETQFVEVENVSTIAATAQEASNFFYNTHINLGAALNEPYIDTWGGVEWTMWEGTLQSSSVAFGAAEINGQIYVVASRVQESNVETANSVRRDAMSSLRPV, from the coding sequence ATGAATCTGGAAAAAGTATGTTACGGCTGTTTCCGGGAAAAAGAGCCGGGAGTCTGCCCATACTGCGGATATGACGATACAGAGGAACAACCGTTTTTAGCGCTGCCGCCGGGGACAATTTTAAACGGACGGTATATGGCGGGAAAGGTGCTGGGAGTAGGCGGTTTCGGGATTACTTATCTTGGGTACGACCTGACGCTGGAAATTAAGGTAGCAATCAAAGAATATATGCCGTCAGGGATGGCGACGAGGTATAAAGACGGATATACGGTTACACTCACCGGGCGCGTGGAAAAGGAATATGCGGCAGGAATGGAACGCTTTTTGGATGAAGCACGTATTCTGGCCAAACTTCAAAATTTGCCTAACATCGTATCGGTACAAAATTATTTCAAGGAAAATAATACTGCGTATTTCGTAATGGAATATATCGAGGGAATGAGCCTTAAAGAATATGTTGCAGAGCATGGAGGCAGTATTTCCTATACTGAGGCGCTTGCAATCCTGCTCCCTGTCATGGAGGCCCTGTGCGAAGTTCACTCCCTGAATCTGATGCACCGGGATATTAGCCCGGATAATATCTACATTACAGCATCAGGAGAAAGCAGATTGCTTGATTTCGGCGCGGCACGGTTTTCCATGGGTGACAACAAAAGCGTATCTGTTATCTTAAAACATGGATATGCGCCGGAGGAGCAATATTCCAGCCACGGAAATCAGGGGCCGTGGACGGATATCTACGCGATGGGAGCTACGCTTTACCGATGTGTAACTGGAATAGTGCCGCCGGACTCAATCGAGCGCATTCACAACGATACGATCAAAAAGCCCTCCGAGTTGGGCATCAGCTTGCCTACATCAATGGAAAATGCAATATTGAAGGCACTCTCCGTCAAAGCAGAGGATAGGTATGCTAATATGCGTGCGTTTATTGATGCGCTGTCCGGTAAAAAAGCGGTATCGGTAACGGAACGCGTAACGGCAGGCGTAACGCAACGTGCCTCGACGATAGCTCCTGCGGACGGTAGAAGCGACTTTTGGGATTTTATGAAAACAAATCCGTTGATACGTTGGATGATTGTAGGAGCTGCCGCGGCTATTTTAGTATTTGCGGTGATTTTCCCTGCGGCGGGAGTATACAATGGGAAGAACACGCCTATAACCTCTAACGGTGGAACGAATGCCCCTGCCGCTACACAGGAATTGGTCGTGCCAAGCACAGAGGGCAGCGCCCCGGTGACAACACCGGAAACGGACGCTCCGGCTATGGAGATGACAACCCATGATATTACTGGTTATGGCGCTGAAATCTCCGTCCCGGCTGACTGGACGGAAGATCCGGAAAGCTGGGCTTTCACGAGCCCGGATTCGCGTATGGCTCTTGGCGTTGAGCTATACTTCTATCAGCCCTATATGGCTTGTTATTCCATAAACGACGTCGAGAACAATGTAGAAACGATCGCAGCGTGGGCATCAGAGGAAATGGGGACAACAGGATATGAAATCAAAACGGCGGGGCCGCAACAAATAGGAGACGTGCCTGCCTACCAGATCGACCTCCGCGCAACAAAGCAAACAGGCGGAGAGATTGACGTGGTACTCCTTTTTGCTGAAACGCAAAATGGTTTTGGATTATATGATATCATGGGAGCTTGTACGGCAGATGATGAAGAAGCGTACGCAGCGCTTCGCGGATATATGGATACTTTCATGATTACAGGCCCTGTCGATACGACGTTCAGGTTGTATTCAAACCAAGAGCTGGGCTTCAAATTTCTGTATAGCGCAGATTATATACAGGAAGAACCGGCTATTGTTAATGTGAAATTCGATGGGCCGGTTATATCGTGCGTCGCTCTATATCCTTTTGCAGGAGATGAAACACAATTTGTAGAGGTGGAAAATGTTTCTACAATTGCGGCGACTGCACAAGAAGCGAGTAATTTCTTTTATAACACCCACATAAACTTGGGAGCGGCGTTGAACGAGCCATATATAGATACATGGGGCGGCGTTGAATGGACAATGTGGGAAGGAACATTACAATCTTCTTCCGTTGCATTCGGTGCAGCAGAGATCAATGGGCAGATATATGTCGTTGCCAGCAGGGTTCAGGAATCAAATGTAGAGACAGCAAATAGTGTCAGACGTGATGCAATGTCTTCCCTGCGTCCGGTTTGA
- a CDS encoding helix-turn-helix domain-containing protein, with product MENLSSRVYTVKEVAKMLNMKPRTAYAFCESTDKFQVERVGQRGLRINKASFDAWMPSGTQSANTKEV from the coding sequence ATGGAAAATCTTTCCTCTCGCGTCTATACGGTCAAAGAAGTAGCAAAAATGTTAAATATGAAGCCGAGGACCGCTTATGCCTTTTGTGAATCCACAGATAAATTTCAAGTAGAACGTGTAGGGCAAAGAGGGCTTCGTATCAACAAAGCATCATTTGACGCATGGATGCCCAGCGGAACCCAATCGGCTAATACGAAAGAGGTATAG
- a CDS encoding transposase: MIQRLLYVGFRFICDEVWALYSSDNGRLSIGIEPVVLGKYLLVGYLHGIESKRRIEQEIQVNMAYR, encoded by the coding sequence ATGATTCAAAGATTACTTTACGTAGGTTTCCGTTTTATCTGTGATGAAGTCTGGGCTTTATACAGCTCGGACAACGGCAGGCTGAGTATTGGTATTGAGCCGGTGGTGTTGGGGAAGTATTTGCTGGTGGGATACTTGCATGGCATAGAGTCGAAGCGGCGCATCGAGCAGGAGATACAGGTAAATATGGCCTATCGTTGA
- a CDS encoding sensor histidine kinase yields the protein MDALSADVQKVTEGTNQSGDDLLLLGTAVSFPMENGENSTALVAGIPIQTLIDILSLDIGETRVYSHIIRNDGTYVIKNADATEEDSDSYFARVLNYGHFGNGTPEEEVQKISEAIEAGEKYSMVAEIKDEIRNTHFTPLGYSDWYLVSVLPYELLHEPISHLLDQRIFTAISGCVIILSVMLLIYYKFFRMSQRQIKLLQETRQEAERANRAKSTFFSSMSHDMRTPMNAIMGMTAIASTHLDNRIQLQDCLKKLPCLASICWG from the coding sequence ATGGATGCGCTAAGCGCAGACGTGCAAAAGGTAACAGAAGGCACGAACCAGTCAGGCGATGATCTTCTTTTACTGGGAACGGCTGTTTCTTTTCCCATGGAAAATGGTGAAAATAGCACTGCGCTTGTTGCAGGTATACCCATACAGACTCTTATAGATATACTCTCGCTCGATATCGGTGAAACCCGTGTTTATTCTCATATCATCCGCAATGACGGGACATATGTAATAAAAAATGCCGATGCAACAGAAGAAGATTCCGATTCGTATTTCGCCCGTGTGCTCAATTACGGTCATTTCGGCAATGGTACCCCTGAGGAAGAAGTACAGAAGATCTCAGAAGCGATAGAAGCGGGGGAGAAATATTCCATGGTTGCAGAGATCAAAGATGAAATCCGCAATACACATTTTACCCCGCTGGGATATTCCGACTGGTATTTGGTATCAGTTCTTCCTTATGAATTGCTGCATGAACCTATATCTCATCTGCTTGATCAACGTATTTTTACTGCCATCAGTGGCTGTGTCATCATTTTATCGGTAATGCTTTTAATATATTATAAGTTTTTCCGAATGTCCCAGCGACAGATAAAGCTTTTACAAGAGACACGGCAGGAAGCGGAGCGTGCAAATAGAGCCAAAAGTACATTTTTTTCAAGTATGAGCCATGATATGCGAACGCCGATGAACGCCATTATGGGAATGACAGCTATAGCTTCGACACATCTTGACAACCGGATACAATTGCAGGACTGCTTGAAAAAATTGCCCTGTCTAGCAAGCATCTGCTGGGGTTGA
- a CDS encoding site-specific integrase, with product MAISIKQRGKKYTFTFYYKDENGINRQQYEAYSNLDKADERAKMIEFLKWKNDDKTLLQLVNEYNANKAGTKTKHYSKNDNMCKTFSEFIWAWAQRHAHKVRMKPSSYAGLKRNIRNHIEPYFGKMIVSKITPETIEDFFFQLSQKKCRGAKSYKKSEDQIPTLKGSSLMKVFNIIRPAFRDAETWGYTKRNPISSDQAPAYKYAKRKFWKKEQVQHALEKINDPVLHLAVHLAFMCNMRPGEVVGTDAEGIDLANKYFQISQALQRVETEALEELAQDDIIRIFPKKKPDAKTVMILKKPKTEKSERKGFLNMKLCEEIEKRLQQIEQDKRYYGKDYHDYGLLLCFPNGDPIEPRTMDKRFKKWQKSDGVSAEDVIDMQGLRKSATMYKLRLTNYDVQVVGGEGGQTSATTILDHYDEVLEEDRRKLSIQVENDFYGRLKQKRVTEDFDLRRLFKELVEQPDLAKKLYACLPVLQKAT from the coding sequence ATGGCAATTTCAATAAAACAAAGAGGTAAAAAATATACGTTCACATTCTATTATAAAGACGAAAATGGAATAAACAGGCAACAATATGAAGCATATAGCAACCTGGATAAAGCCGATGAACGAGCAAAGATGATTGAATTTCTGAAATGGAAGAATGATGATAAAACGCTGCTACAGTTAGTAAATGAGTATAATGCGAATAAAGCAGGAACAAAAACAAAGCATTATTCTAAAAATGATAATATGTGCAAAACATTCTCAGAGTTTATTTGGGCATGGGCACAGCGGCATGCGCATAAAGTACGAATGAAGCCAAGTTCGTACGCAGGTTTGAAGCGGAATATTAGGAATCACATCGAGCCATATTTCGGAAAAATGATTGTGAGCAAGATTACACCGGAAACAATAGAAGATTTTTTCTTTCAATTAAGCCAAAAGAAATGCAGGGGCGCAAAGAGTTATAAAAAGAGTGAAGATCAAATACCTACTCTTAAAGGAAGTTCGCTAATGAAAGTATTTAATATTATCCGGCCTGCTTTTCGGGATGCGGAAACATGGGGATATACGAAGCGAAATCCAATAAGCAGTGATCAAGCCCCGGCATATAAGTATGCAAAACGAAAATTCTGGAAAAAAGAACAGGTGCAGCATGCTTTGGAAAAAATTAATGATCCCGTTTTGCATTTAGCTGTACATCTTGCATTTATGTGCAATATGCGACCGGGCGAAGTTGTGGGAACGGATGCTGAAGGTATTGATTTGGCAAATAAATACTTCCAAATCAGTCAAGCGCTTCAGCGTGTTGAAACAGAAGCCCTTGAAGAGCTTGCTCAAGATGATATTATCCGTATTTTCCCGAAAAAGAAACCGGACGCAAAGACTGTGATGATCCTAAAAAAGCCAAAGACAGAAAAAAGTGAGCGCAAAGGATTCCTAAACATGAAACTGTGTGAGGAAATCGAGAAACGTTTGCAACAGATCGAGCAAGATAAGCGATATTACGGCAAGGATTATCATGACTATGGCTTGCTCCTTTGTTTCCCAAACGGTGATCCGATTGAACCCCGGACAATGGATAAGCGATTTAAGAAGTGGCAAAAAAGTGATGGGGTGAGTGCGGAAGATGTAATTGATATGCAAGGATTACGAAAATCTGCAACAATGTATAAATTGAGGTTAACAAACTATGATGTGCAGGTTGTCGGAGGCGAAGGCGGACAGACATCGGCTACAACGATTCTTGACCACTATGACGAAGTTCTCGAAGAAGATAGAAGAAAGTTATCTATACAAGTGGAAAATGATTTTTATGGGCGGCTGAAACAAAAACGGGTAACAGAGGACTTTGACTTGCGAAGGTTATTTAAGGAGTTAGTCGAACAGCCGGATTTAGCAAAAAAACTTTACGCTTGTTTACCCGTGTTGCAGAAAGCGACCTGA
- a CDS encoding IS110 family RNA-guided transposase, whose protein sequence is MNAVGIDISKGKCMVAILRPFGEVVASPFEIQHTAHELRRLVERLKSLDGETRIVMEHTGNYYLPVARHLHEAGLYVSVVNAILVHDYGQNSLRRVKTDKIDAVKIASYALSHWLDLPQYAPEEDVRHMLKTCARQCNQYVKQSVMLKNSLIALLDQTFPSVNMLFSSPPRKGDGHEKWIDFVGKFWHFECVNSLSKNVFTQRYQKWCKRTGYNFLSTKAAAIYDFACIQVSTLPRSTFAKQLITQAVSQLNSLSETLALIRQQMLSLASGLPEFPVVMAMQGVGNVLGPQLMAEIGDVRRFNRKQSLVAFAGIDAPPFQSGAFEAQSTGISKRGSSSLRKTLFQVMDCLLKHAPSHDAVFQYLDKKRGEGKHYYVYMMAGANKFLRIYYARVKEHLGSLAVQ, encoded by the coding sequence ATGAACGCTGTCGGTATCGACATTTCCAAGGGCAAGTGCATGGTTGCTATCCTGCGTCCCTTCGGTGAGGTGGTTGCTTCACCTTTTGAAATTCAGCACACCGCTCATGAACTCAGACGTTTGGTTGAACGTCTGAAAAGTTTGGACGGTGAAACCCGCATTGTTATGGAGCATACTGGCAATTACTATCTGCCTGTCGCCAGGCATCTGCACGAAGCCGGCCTCTATGTGTCCGTTGTCAATGCTATTCTTGTACATGACTACGGTCAAAATTCCCTTAGACGGGTCAAAACGGACAAGATAGATGCTGTTAAAATCGCCAGCTATGCTCTAAGCCATTGGCTTGATCTTCCGCAATATGCGCCGGAAGAAGACGTTCGCCACATGCTTAAAACCTGCGCCCGCCAGTGCAACCAGTACGTTAAGCAGAGTGTTATGCTTAAAAACAGCCTCATCGCTTTGCTTGACCAAACCTTTCCGAGTGTCAACATGCTGTTCTCCAGCCCGCCCCGCAAGGGGGACGGTCACGAAAAATGGATTGACTTCGTGGGTAAATTTTGGCATTTTGAATGCGTCAACAGCCTTTCCAAAAACGTTTTTACCCAGCGCTATCAAAAATGGTGCAAAAGAACAGGTTACAACTTTCTTTCCACTAAGGCCGCTGCCATCTACGATTTCGCCTGCATACAAGTCAGTACACTGCCTCGAAGCACCTTTGCCAAACAGCTTATTACTCAAGCTGTGTCGCAGCTTAACTCCCTATCGGAAACGCTGGCTCTGATTCGGCAGCAGATGCTTTCCCTTGCCTCCGGCTTGCCGGAATTTCCTGTTGTCATGGCTATGCAAGGGGTCGGCAATGTGTTAGGACCTCAACTCATGGCTGAAATTGGCGATGTGCGACGTTTCAACCGTAAGCAGTCGCTGGTTGCTTTTGCCGGTATCGACGCACCGCCTTTCCAGTCCGGCGCCTTTGAAGCACAGAGTACCGGCATTTCCAAACGAGGTTCTTCCTCACTCAGAAAGACGCTTTTTCAGGTCATGGACTGCCTGCTCAAACACGCGCCCTCTCATGATGCTGTATTCCAATATCTTGACAAAAAACGCGGCGAGGGTAAGCATTATTACGTCTACATGATGGCAGGAGCCAACAAGTTCCTGCGTATCTACTACGCACGGGTTAAGGAGCATCTAGGCAGTTTGGCGGTTCAGTAG
- a CDS encoding sigma-70 RNA polymerase sigma factor region 4 domain-containing protein: MKKVNLREFYPSLYTKDTYVFLPDDVVTALWEETKRERAGYAKIRYHRAYYSLDREDGIERFALHSPMLPEEIMQQKELREFLYSIIMELPEKQLKRFYAYYVLRMKLKDIARIEGTDAAAVLRSVQKSEKTIRKKIKNFLED; encoded by the coding sequence ATGAAAAAAGTGAATCTAAGGGAGTTTTATCCATCTCTCTATACGAAAGATACTTATGTCTTTCTACCGGATGATGTAGTTACTGCTTTATGGGAAGAAACAAAAAGAGAAAGGGCGGGATATGCAAAAATACGGTATCACCGCGCATACTATTCTCTTGACCGGGAGGATGGGATTGAGCGATTTGCCCTGCACTCCCCTATGCTGCCGGAAGAGATCATGCAGCAAAAGGAACTGCGCGAATTTCTTTATTCTATCATTATGGAATTACCGGAAAAGCAGCTGAAAAGGTTCTACGCCTACTATGTACTGAGAATGAAACTGAAAGATATTGCGCGGATTGAAGGAACCGATGCCGCTGCTGTATTACGGTCTGTTCAAAAGTCAGAAAAAACGATCCGCAAAAAAATAAAAAATTTTTTAGAAGATTGA
- a CDS encoding hybrid sensor histidine kinase/response regulator, translating to MSKIESGKMMLNVDILSLREVMDNITNIVQSQIKAKKQIFDIFIKNIQTEHVYCDGTRLTQVLLNILSNAIKFTPERGTIHVALTQEDSPLGEFYVRNHFGVRDTGIGMSPEFQKNIFDSFAREDTKRVQKVEGTGLGMAITKHIVDAMKGAIELKSEVNKGTEFHIILDMERNTEKEEDMLLSAWNVLVVDDDEQLCHSAASSLKKIGVKVDYALDGETAVEIAATHHKEKQGCQIVLLDWKMPGMDGIVTAYDWNEIEEEARKAGVNGFLSKPLFKSTLFYGLRPFIKTTLLESKPLEKRINFIGMLGDTTATGFVLAVMMSNSGSAWDNAKKYIEGGAHGGKGSEAHKAAVVGDTVGDPFKDTPGSSLNILIKLMSMVAVVFTAVIVNYGILQ from the coding sequence ATGTCGAAGATTGAGAGCGGCAAGATGATGCTGAATGTGGATATACTTTCTCTGCGTGAAGTGATGGATAATATTACAAATATAGTGCAGTCCCAGATCAAGGCAAAGAAACAGATATTCGATATTTTTATTAAAAACATACAGACTGAACATGTATACTGCGACGGCACGCGACTGACCCAGGTGCTTTTAAACATACTTTCCAATGCAATCAAGTTTACGCCGGAGAGAGGAACTATTCATGTAGCATTGACACAAGAGGATTCGCCGTTAGGAGAATTCTATGTGCGCAACCATTTTGGGGTGAGAGACACTGGAATCGGTATGTCGCCTGAATTTCAAAAGAATATTTTCGATTCTTTCGCGCGTGAGGATACCAAGCGCGTACAGAAAGTCGAAGGAACGGGTCTTGGCATGGCGATTACCAAGCATATTGTCGACGCGATGAAAGGAGCGATAGAATTAAAAAGCGAAGTAAATAAAGGCACGGAATTCCACATTATTTTGGATATGGAAAGGAATACGGAAAAAGAAGAAGATATGCTTCTCTCGGCTTGGAATGTGCTGGTGGTAGACGATGACGAGCAGCTTTGCCACAGTGCCGCTTCTTCGTTAAAAAAGATTGGCGTGAAGGTGGATTATGCCTTAGACGGCGAGACTGCCGTTGAAATAGCGGCGACGCACCATAAAGAGAAACAGGGTTGCCAGATTGTATTACTGGACTGGAAAATGCCGGGAATGGATGGGATTGTGACTGCTTACGATTGGAATGAAATCGAGGAAGAAGCGCGCAAGGCTGGAGTCAACGGTTTCCTTTCCAAGCCGCTATTTAAATCTACACTTTTCTACGGGCTCAGGCCTTTTATAAAGACTACCCTGCTGGAATCAAAGCCGCTGGAGAAAAGGATTAATTTCATCGGTATGCTCGGCGACACAACGGCCACGGGCTTTGTGCTTGCGGTTATGATGTCCAACTCAGGCAGCGCGTGGGATAACGCGAAGAAATATATCGAGGGCGGTGCGCACGGCGGAAAAGGCAGTGAAGCGCATAAGGCCGCCGTTGTCGGCGATACGGTAGGCGATCCTTTCAAGGATACGCCCGGCTCGTCCCTTAATATTCTGATTAAGCTGATGTCCATGGTGGCGGTCGTTTTTACGGCGGTTATCGTAAATTACGGTATACTACAATAA
- a CDS encoding radical SAM protein: MTTDGIGVTTLVAAYGCLLRCQYCLNPHSRQQETNQCEYTPEKLLNEVKQDNLYFLATGGGITFGGGEPLLYPEFIKMFRTLMPAGWKLNIETSLYAPAEAVITAAQVADSMIIDIKDMDNRIYERYTGQNAEVMKRNLAILRNTMDMGSVRIRVPLIPKYNTEHDQKNSAYILQKMGFSNLEFFRYVIKQPGRLNAE; this comes from the coding sequence ATGACAACAGATGGTATTGGTGTTACGACGCTTGTTGCGGCCTACGGCTGTCTACTCCGATGTCAGTATTGTCTGAATCCGCATTCGCGGCAGCAAGAAACGAATCAATGCGAATATACGCCGGAAAAACTGTTGAATGAGGTGAAGCAGGATAATCTGTATTTTTTGGCAACAGGCGGCGGTATTACGTTTGGGGGTGGAGAACCGTTGCTTTACCCGGAGTTTATCAAGATGTTCCGCACACTCATGCCTGCCGGATGGAAACTAAATATAGAGACTTCCCTTTATGCCCCGGCAGAAGCTGTTATTACCGCGGCGCAGGTAGCGGATAGTATGATTATAGACATAAAGGACATGGACAATAGAATCTACGAACGCTATACCGGGCAGAATGCCGAAGTAATGAAGAGGAATCTTGCCATACTTCGGAATACGATGGATATGGGAAGCGTCCGTATCCGTGTCCCCCTGATTCCTAAATATAATACGGAACACGATCAAAAAAATAGCGCATATATACTTCAAAAGATGGGGTTCTCCAACTTAGAATTTTTCCGGTATGTCATAAAGCAACCGGGAAGGCTAAATGCAGAATAA